One window from the genome of Microbulbifer pacificus encodes:
- the ppc gene encoding phosphoenolpyruvate carboxylase, whose translation MDQDQNAPLREDVRLLGEELGSVLRTQAGSALYDTVETIRQVAVESRGHGEMPVGKLRELLDPLDDETLLEVARAFSQFLNLANIAEQRHRERLRRRHERFPGDPDTDRGLRQVLAELKNADVSQDRIRQVLSELSVELVLTAHPTEVTRRTLIRKYDQIANLLTEMDRPDTTPEEQEHLRRLLREQILSAWSTDEIRRERPTPVDEAKWGFATIEQSLWQAVPQGMRDIEEELALAGIEPLPADWVPVRFASWMGGDRDGNPNVTSKVTRQVLTLARWMAADLYLRDVENLLADLSMHRASDELLAHTGPSQEPYRLLLREVRDRLRNTRALMEARVNGGLEPEGEIYASGRELYGELSLIDRSLREVGLGAIADGQLKDTLRRLNCFGITLLKLDVRQESTRHANVIDAITRYLDLGSYASWGEKVKQKFLLAELESRRPLVNGAFYQSEFCTDDVREVLDTCKVIAEQGPEGLGAYVISMARTSSDVLAVMLLQKIAGVREPMRVVPLFETLDDLNSAFDTMSALLEIPFYRERVKAGQEVMIGYSDSAKDAGFLGAAWAQFRAQEALTGIFREHGIPLTLFHGRGGSISRGGSPTRMALMSQPPGSVAGRIRVTEQGEMIRFKYGRPSVAAYNLEQYMAATLEATLLPPAEPRPEWRAEMDRLTQASVRAYREVVRDDPALVSYLRTVTPETELSRLALGSRPARRKPGGGVETLRAIPWVFAWTQMRLMLPAWLGTGAALETGLENAPDTLRAMSEQWPFFQTVVDMLEMVLAKSDTRVALWYEERLTDDPELQRLGVELRSRLARTVAALSQLTGRRDLLDNNPVMRWSIRVRDPYTDPLHLLQAELMARLRTREDDPVLESALMVTIAGIAAGMRNTG comes from the coding sequence GTGGATCAGGACCAAAATGCTCCATTGAGAGAGGACGTTCGCCTGCTCGGCGAGGAGCTGGGTAGTGTGTTGCGCACTCAGGCGGGCAGCGCGCTGTATGACACCGTAGAGACCATTCGCCAGGTGGCTGTAGAGAGTCGCGGCCATGGGGAAATGCCTGTAGGAAAACTACGGGAGCTGCTGGATCCGCTGGATGACGAGACGCTGCTGGAGGTGGCGCGCGCTTTCAGCCAGTTTCTCAACCTCGCGAATATTGCCGAACAACGCCACCGCGAGCGCCTGCGCCGCCGTCACGAGCGCTTTCCCGGTGATCCGGATACCGACCGGGGCCTGCGCCAGGTACTGGCGGAATTGAAAAATGCCGATGTGAGCCAGGACCGAATCCGCCAGGTGCTTTCCGAGCTCTCCGTGGAGCTGGTGCTCACCGCGCATCCGACGGAGGTAACCCGTCGCACCCTGATCCGCAAGTACGACCAGATTGCCAACCTGCTCACCGAAATGGATCGTCCGGACACCACTCCGGAAGAGCAGGAGCATCTGCGCCGCCTGCTGCGCGAGCAGATCCTCTCCGCCTGGAGCACCGACGAAATCCGCCGTGAACGCCCGACCCCGGTGGATGAAGCCAAGTGGGGTTTCGCTACCATCGAGCAGTCCCTGTGGCAGGCGGTGCCGCAGGGTATGCGCGATATCGAGGAGGAGCTGGCGCTAGCCGGCATTGAGCCCTTGCCGGCGGACTGGGTGCCGGTGCGCTTTGCTTCCTGGATGGGTGGGGATCGCGATGGCAACCCCAATGTCACTTCAAAAGTGACCCGCCAGGTGTTGACCCTGGCGCGCTGGATGGCCGCGGACCTCTATCTGCGGGATGTGGAGAATCTGCTCGCCGACCTGTCCATGCATCGTGCCAGCGATGAGCTGCTGGCGCACACGGGCCCCAGCCAGGAACCCTACCGGCTGTTACTGCGCGAAGTGCGTGACCGCCTGCGCAACACCCGCGCGCTGATGGAAGCCCGGGTCAACGGCGGACTGGAGCCCGAGGGCGAGATCTACGCCAGCGGTCGCGAACTGTACGGCGAGCTGAGTCTGATCGACCGCTCCCTGCGCGAGGTGGGTCTCGGCGCCATTGCCGACGGCCAGTTGAAAGATACCCTGCGACGCCTCAACTGCTTCGGTATCACCCTGCTGAAGCTGGATGTGCGCCAGGAATCCACCCGCCACGCCAATGTGATCGACGCCATCACCCGTTATCTGGATCTCGGCAGTTACGCGAGCTGGGGCGAGAAGGTAAAGCAGAAGTTTTTGCTGGCGGAACTGGAAAGTCGCCGCCCGCTGGTCAATGGCGCCTTTTACCAAAGCGAATTCTGTACCGACGACGTGCGCGAGGTGCTCGACACCTGCAAGGTGATTGCCGAGCAGGGCCCCGAGGGGCTCGGCGCCTACGTCATTTCCATGGCGAGAACCTCGTCAGACGTGCTCGCGGTGATGCTGCTGCAGAAAATCGCCGGCGTGCGCGAGCCCATGCGTGTGGTGCCGCTGTTTGAGACCCTGGACGATCTCAATAGCGCCTTCGACACCATGAGTGCACTGCTGGAGATTCCGTTCTATCGCGAGCGCGTGAAGGCTGGCCAGGAAGTGATGATTGGCTATTCGGATTCCGCCAAGGACGCGGGGTTCCTCGGTGCGGCGTGGGCGCAGTTCCGTGCGCAGGAAGCGCTTACCGGCATTTTCCGTGAACACGGCATTCCCCTGACCCTGTTCCACGGCCGCGGCGGCTCCATTTCCCGCGGCGGATCGCCCACAAGGATGGCGCTGATGTCCCAGCCCCCTGGTTCGGTGGCCGGACGCATCCGCGTCACCGAGCAGGGCGAGATGATCCGCTTCAAATACGGTCGCCCGTCGGTCGCCGCCTACAATCTTGAACAGTATATGGCCGCAACCCTGGAGGCGACCCTGTTGCCGCCGGCGGAGCCGCGCCCGGAGTGGCGGGCGGAAATGGACCGCCTCACCCAGGCGTCTGTGCGCGCGTACCGCGAAGTGGTGCGCGACGACCCCGCGCTGGTGTCCTACCTGCGCACCGTTACCCCGGAAACCGAACTGAGCCGCCTGGCCCTCGGCAGCCGCCCGGCGCGGCGCAAACCCGGTGGCGGCGTGGAAACCCTGCGCGCCATTCCCTGGGTGTTTGCCTGGACGCAGATGCGCCTGATGCTGCCGGCCTGGCTCGGCACTGGTGCCGCCCTGGAAACCGGCCTGGAAAATGCGCCGGACACCCTGCGCGCCATGAGTGAGCAGTGGCCGTTCTTCCAGACCGTGGTGGACATGCTGGAGATGGTGCTGGCCAAGTCCGACACCCGCGTGGCCCTTTGGTACGAAGAGCGCCTGACGGATGACCCGGAATTGCAGCGTCTCGGTGTGGAGCTGCGCAGCCGCCTAGCGCGCACCGTCGCGGCCCTGAGCCAGCTGACCGGGCGCAGGGATTTGCTGGACAACAATCCGGTGATGCGCTGGTCCATCCGCGTGCGCGACCCCTACACCGATCCTCTACACCTGCTGCAGGCGGAGCTGATGGCGCGCCTGCGCACCCGCGAAGACGATCCCGTGCTGGAAAGTGCGTTGATGGTGACCATTGCGGGGATTGCCGCGGGAATGCGCAATACGGGCTAA
- the rnr gene encoding ribonuclease R — translation MEAVLNQDKPDPSVIAEDPHADREAEKYEKPIPSREFLLDLLEQQPGPVSWEAVADLLSLDDEDRREGVRRRLIAMSRDGQIASNRSGDFGVLDKMSLVRGRVIGHRDGFGFVSPGDGSDDLYLSHRQMRKVFDGDEVLVRETPGGFRGKREGAVVRVIKHNTKQLAGRLYREDGVCFVRPDNPRINLDIMVAEGKCGEAKSGQYVVVDITQQPGRDHLPQGEVSEVLGDHLAPGMEIDVAIRNYGIPHTWPAAVLAQVEGIADEVLEEDKTARIDLRQLPLVTIDGEDARDFDDAVFCEVLPDGNWKLLVAIADVSHYVEVGTPLDVEAHQRGNSVYFPDFVVPMLPEKLSNGLCSLNPEVDRLCMVCEMRIDESGNILGYQFLEGVMRSHARFTYTQVGELVAERGNRDSGLRKQFAALTPHIDNLHDLYKALRSARDRRGAIDFETTETRIIFDAARKIERIVPVTRNDAHKMIEECMLAANVCAAELMELAELPALYRVHDIPKQERLENVREYLGELGLRLEGGSEPQPSDYQTLLQEVEGRPDFHIIQTMLLRSMNQAVYQPENRGHFGLDYRAYAHFTSPIRRYPDLLLHRGLRWLIRNGSANPAAVAKKVRPAPGAHALTREEILPYGPPAMAELGEHCSMTERRADDATRDVVSWLKCEYLQDHVGEVFRGVISAVTGFGLFVEIDDLYVEGLIHVTALPKDYYQFEQAQQRLVGERSGVRFHLGDGVTVQVARVDLEERKVDFTFVELHPRPSYQNPKYRKPKAAKKDVKKGMESKGAEVSSEIPSGKPHPTPKAKKSHGDAGAESTRVSGRAMEMAVEFQQERKRKGKSDFSSGAEKSSPWGAGLKKKAAVDDTARPVRKRKVGSDEAEAIAPAREKSVWKSSTTERPVEKENVWGASSEGAYTAGDAEPGIDQAHEVPRKKRGPSKTPTRKGGKRPAVAARKAAHKAAKSAVAKKAAQKKSAKKKSGKKK, via the coding sequence ATGGAAGCTGTTTTGAACCAAGACAAACCCGATCCCTCTGTTATCGCTGAAGATCCTCACGCGGATCGCGAGGCAGAAAAGTACGAAAAACCCATTCCCAGCCGCGAATTCCTGCTGGATCTGCTGGAGCAGCAACCCGGTCCGGTATCGTGGGAAGCGGTGGCAGACCTGCTCAGTCTCGACGACGAAGACCGCCGCGAAGGCGTGCGCCGCCGCCTCATCGCCATGAGCCGCGACGGCCAGATTGCCAGCAACCGCTCCGGTGACTTCGGCGTGCTCGACAAAATGAGCCTGGTGCGCGGCCGTGTCATCGGCCACCGCGATGGTTTCGGCTTCGTCTCTCCCGGTGACGGCAGCGATGACCTCTACCTCTCGCACCGCCAGATGCGCAAGGTGTTTGATGGCGACGAAGTGCTGGTGCGCGAGACCCCCGGCGGTTTCCGCGGCAAGCGCGAAGGCGCGGTGGTGCGTGTCATCAAGCACAACACGAAGCAGCTTGCCGGTCGCCTGTACCGGGAGGACGGCGTGTGCTTCGTGCGTCCGGATAACCCGCGCATCAACCTCGACATCATGGTCGCGGAAGGCAAGTGTGGCGAGGCCAAGAGCGGCCAGTACGTGGTGGTGGACATCACCCAGCAACCCGGGCGTGACCACCTGCCCCAGGGGGAGGTGAGTGAGGTGCTCGGCGACCATCTGGCGCCGGGTATGGAGATCGACGTCGCCATCCGCAATTACGGTATCCCCCACACGTGGCCCGCCGCGGTGCTGGCGCAGGTGGAGGGCATCGCCGACGAGGTGCTGGAAGAAGACAAGACGGCGCGCATCGACCTGCGCCAGCTGCCGCTTGTCACCATCGATGGCGAAGACGCGCGCGATTTCGACGACGCGGTGTTCTGCGAAGTACTGCCGGATGGCAACTGGAAGCTGCTGGTGGCCATCGCCGATGTCTCTCACTATGTAGAAGTTGGAACACCGCTGGATGTGGAAGCGCACCAGCGCGGCAATTCGGTGTATTTCCCGGATTTCGTGGTGCCGATGCTGCCGGAGAAACTCTCCAATGGCCTGTGTTCACTGAACCCGGAAGTGGATCGCCTGTGCATGGTGTGCGAGATGCGCATCGACGAGTCCGGCAATATCCTCGGCTACCAGTTCCTTGAAGGTGTGATGCGCAGTCACGCCCGCTTCACCTATACCCAGGTGGGCGAGCTGGTGGCGGAACGGGGTAACCGCGACAGTGGGCTGCGCAAGCAGTTTGCCGCACTCACCCCGCATATCGACAACCTGCACGACCTGTACAAGGCGCTGCGCAGTGCGCGCGATCGGCGCGGCGCCATCGACTTTGAAACTACCGAGACGCGGATCATTTTCGATGCCGCGCGCAAGATCGAGCGGATCGTGCCGGTTACCCGTAACGACGCGCACAAGATGATCGAGGAGTGCATGCTCGCCGCCAACGTGTGTGCGGCGGAGCTGATGGAGCTGGCGGAACTGCCGGCACTGTACCGCGTGCACGACATCCCCAAGCAGGAGCGTTTGGAGAATGTGCGGGAATATCTCGGTGAGCTGGGGCTGCGACTCGAAGGTGGCAGCGAGCCACAACCCAGCGACTATCAAACGCTGCTGCAGGAAGTGGAGGGCCGTCCGGATTTTCACATCATTCAGACCATGTTGCTGCGCTCCATGAACCAGGCGGTGTATCAGCCGGAAAATCGCGGCCACTTCGGTCTCGATTACCGCGCCTATGCCCACTTCACCTCGCCCATCCGCCGTTATCCCGACTTGCTTCTGCATCGGGGTTTGCGCTGGCTGATTCGCAATGGCAGCGCCAATCCTGCCGCAGTGGCGAAAAAGGTACGCCCGGCACCCGGCGCCCACGCGCTCACCCGCGAAGAAATCCTGCCCTACGGCCCGCCCGCCATGGCGGAGCTGGGTGAACACTGCTCGATGACCGAACGCCGCGCCGACGACGCCACCCGTGATGTGGTCAGCTGGCTCAAGTGCGAATACCTGCAGGACCATGTGGGCGAAGTGTTCCGCGGTGTGATCAGCGCGGTGACCGGCTTCGGACTGTTTGTGGAAATTGATGACCTGTATGTTGAGGGCCTGATCCACGTCACCGCCCTGCCCAAGGATTACTACCAGTTCGAGCAGGCGCAGCAGCGTCTTGTGGGTGAGCGCAGTGGTGTGCGTTTCCACCTCGGCGACGGCGTCACCGTGCAGGTGGCGAGGGTGGACCTGGAAGAGCGCAAAGTAGATTTCACCTTCGTTGAGCTGCATCCACGACCCAGTTATCAAAACCCCAAATACCGCAAGCCGAAGGCGGCGAAGAAAGATGTGAAAAAAGGCATGGAGAGTAAAGGCGCAGAAGTGTCGTCCGAAATACCCAGTGGCAAGCCGCATCCCACACCTAAGGCAAAAAAGTCCCACGGTGATGCGGGTGCCGAGTCCACCAGAGTTAGTGGCCGCGCGATGGAAATGGCGGTGGAGTTCCAGCAGGAGCGCAAGCGCAAGGGTAAATCCGATTTCAGTTCCGGTGCTGAAAAAAGCAGCCCCTGGGGTGCCGGTCTGAAGAAGAAAGCCGCCGTTGACGATACCGCGCGCCCGGTGCGCAAGCGCAAGGTGGGTAGTGACGAGGCGGAAGCCATTGCGCCAGCGCGGGAGAAGTCCGTTTGGAAATCATCCACAACGGAGCGGCCCGTGGAGAAAGAAAACGTGTGGGGTGCGTCATCTGAGGGCGCATATACAGCTGGTGATGCTGAGCCCGGCATCGATCAGGCGCATGAGGTCCCGAGAAAGAAACGTGGCCCCAGTAAAACGCCGACGCGCAAGGGCGGCAAGCGGCCCGCGGTCGCTGCTCGCAAGGCGGCACATAAGGCCGCCAAATCCGCGGTAGCGAAAAAGGCCGCGCAGAAAAAATCGGCAAAAAAGAAATCCGGCAAGAAGAAGTAA
- the rlmB gene encoding 23S rRNA (guanosine(2251)-2'-O)-methyltransferase RlmB has translation MAQQFVYGLHAVQALLKSAPQQVQELLLLRGRKDQKLQKIIRQAEQNEIVIRYVDRRALDEKVGDDGNHQGAVAICAGETKVYDEQFLKTLLQQLADKEETPFLLILDGVTDPHNLGACLRSAEAAGVHAVIAPKDNAAGLTPVARKVACGAAEVLPFVPVTNLARTMQMLQQAGIWIFGTAGEAQQDVYQSELTGPIAIVMGAEGPGMRRLTREHCDHLIKIPMAGEVSSLNVSVATGVCLFEAVRQRSR, from the coding sequence GTGGCACAGCAATTCGTCTACGGCCTGCACGCGGTGCAGGCCCTGTTGAAAAGCGCTCCCCAGCAGGTGCAGGAACTGCTGCTGTTGCGCGGGCGCAAAGATCAGAAACTGCAGAAAATCATCCGCCAGGCGGAACAGAACGAAATCGTTATCCGCTATGTGGATCGCCGCGCGCTGGATGAAAAGGTCGGCGACGATGGCAACCACCAGGGCGCCGTGGCCATCTGTGCCGGCGAAACCAAAGTCTATGACGAGCAGTTTCTGAAAACGCTGTTGCAACAGCTGGCGGACAAGGAGGAAACGCCGTTTCTGTTGATCCTTGATGGCGTCACCGATCCGCACAACCTGGGAGCCTGTCTGCGCTCTGCGGAGGCCGCCGGTGTGCATGCGGTTATCGCGCCCAAAGACAATGCCGCCGGTCTCACTCCTGTGGCAAGGAAGGTGGCCTGTGGTGCTGCGGAGGTACTGCCTTTCGTTCCTGTTACCAATCTTGCGCGCACCATGCAGATGCTGCAGCAGGCGGGTATCTGGATTTTTGGTACCGCCGGTGAGGCGCAACAGGATGTCTATCAGTCAGAACTCACCGGCCCCATCGCCATTGTCATGGGAGCCGAGGGGCCGGGAATGCGCCGCCTTACGCGGGAACACTGCGATCACCTGATCAAGATTCCTATGGCGGGTGAGGTCAGCAGTTTGAATGTATCGGTGGCGACAGGGGTGTGCCTGTTCGAGGCCGTGCGTCAGCGTTCGCGCTGA
- a CDS encoding 2OG-Fe(II) oxygenase, whose product MDPMIVQFDNAVPADYCAQVIQRFQQSPDKSAGRTGSGVDVAKKESSDLYLSGHEAWRDVCHNINSVVYQALTGYCRRYPHMLTGAVSASVRDASGTGMRTLAATDIEGLDEPLLKQLVASFYRFDGINMQHYRQNSGGYHHWHSEHFPHPTDPEQKSLHRVLFWLLFLNDVEEGGETEFFYQKTRIQPRAGRLLLSPCSFTHTHRGNVPVSGDKYILTSWVMYRPAHQLYGQLPG is encoded by the coding sequence ATGGACCCGATGATTGTCCAATTCGACAACGCCGTACCGGCGGATTACTGCGCGCAGGTCATCCAGCGCTTTCAGCAGTCTCCCGACAAGTCCGCTGGCCGCACGGGTTCCGGGGTGGATGTCGCCAAAAAAGAGAGCTCCGACCTGTATCTGTCCGGCCACGAGGCATGGCGCGACGTCTGCCACAATATCAACAGCGTGGTGTACCAGGCCCTCACCGGCTACTGCCGCCGTTACCCACATATGCTGACCGGCGCTGTATCAGCGAGTGTTCGCGATGCATCGGGGACCGGCATGCGCACGCTGGCGGCCACGGATATCGAAGGTCTCGACGAGCCCCTGCTGAAACAGCTGGTGGCGAGCTTCTACCGTTTCGACGGCATCAATATGCAGCACTACCGCCAGAACAGCGGCGGCTACCACCACTGGCATTCCGAACACTTTCCCCACCCCACCGACCCGGAACAGAAATCACTGCACAGGGTGCTGTTCTGGCTGCTGTTTCTGAACGATGTCGAGGAGGGAGGGGAGACCGAATTTTTCTACCAAAAGACCAGGATCCAGCCACGCGCAGGAAGGCTGCTGCTGTCGCCCTGCAGTTTTACCCACACCCACCGCGGCAACGTGCCCGTATCCGGAGACAAATACATCCTCACGTCCTGGGTTATGTACCGCCCGGCGCACCAGCTCTATGGCCAGCTACCGGGTTGA
- a CDS encoding alpha/beta fold hydrolase, whose amino-acid sequence MTNETPSTTVHHLQLGKFRVPLTMRRLGGEHPLALVLPALGVPAIKYTRLLDSLAARGYHTAICELPGTGESQPQPSRTADYGYNDLVFTWIPQALAAVREAFGREPALLLGHSIGGQTLTLAARAGLTGDAQVVSVAAGHLDSRSWRGVKRISVVGAAVIAHASTRIFGYFPGKQLQFGGREAATLMRDWGSGILRGRFTPEGRLPKTVELLHKPLHLCIERDPFAPLNATRRLAELVDGAVRQIPATYSSGNPHLSWIKNPEPVLDIVQSWMDAAGAPRPD is encoded by the coding sequence ATGACCAACGAGACGCCCAGCACCACCGTACACCACCTCCAGCTCGGGAAATTCCGCGTTCCCCTGACCATGCGCCGCTTGGGAGGAGAGCATCCTCTCGCGCTGGTGCTGCCCGCACTCGGTGTTCCCGCCATCAAATACACCCGCTTGCTGGACAGCCTGGCGGCGCGCGGCTACCACACGGCCATCTGCGAGCTGCCCGGCACCGGGGAGAGCCAGCCGCAGCCGAGTCGCACCGCCGATTACGGCTATAACGACCTGGTATTTACGTGGATTCCCCAGGCTCTGGCGGCGGTGCGGGAAGCGTTCGGGCGGGAACCGGCACTCCTTCTCGGCCACAGTATCGGCGGCCAGACCCTCACCCTCGCCGCCCGCGCGGGGCTCACCGGTGACGCCCAGGTGGTCAGCGTGGCCGCCGGGCACCTGGACAGCCGCAGCTGGCGGGGCGTGAAACGTATATCGGTCGTGGGCGCCGCGGTCATCGCCCACGCCAGCACCCGAATTTTCGGTTATTTTCCAGGCAAGCAGCTGCAGTTTGGCGGGCGCGAAGCCGCGACCCTGATGCGCGACTGGGGCAGCGGTATTCTCCGCGGTCGCTTCACGCCGGAGGGACGGCTTCCCAAAACCGTGGAGCTGTTACACAAACCGCTGCATCTGTGTATTGAACGCGATCCCTTCGCGCCGCTGAACGCCACCCGGCGTCTCGCGGAACTGGTGGACGGCGCGGTACGCCAGATTCCCGCCACCTACTCCAGCGGCAACCCGCACCTCAGCTGGATCAAGAACCCGGAGCCGGTATTGGATATAGTGCAGTCCTGGATGGACGCCGCCGGAGCCCCCAGGCCCGATTGA
- the rpsF gene encoding 30S ribosomal protein S6: MRHYEIVFLVHPDQSEQVAGMVERYTATIKESGGSVHRLEDWGRRRLAYPINKIHKAHYILMNVECTEEALAELTTNFKYNDAVLRNLVIREDEAITEESPILKAEKESRERKAARAERSERRERAERDEDDSSDGADDDASSDESEDEE, from the coding sequence ATGCGTCATTACGAAATTGTATTCCTGGTTCACCCGGACCAGAGCGAGCAGGTTGCCGGTATGGTTGAGCGTTACACCGCGACCATCAAGGAAAGCGGTGGCAGCGTTCACCGTCTGGAAGACTGGGGCCGTCGCCGTCTGGCTTACCCGATCAACAAAATCCACAAGGCTCACTACATTCTGATGAATGTCGAGTGTACTGAAGAAGCGCTGGCGGAACTGACCACCAACTTCAAGTACAACGATGCGGTGCTGCGTAACCTGGTGATCCGTGAAGACGAAGCCATCACCGAAGAAAGCCCGATCCTGAAGGCTGAGAAAGAGTCCCGCGAGCGTAAAGCGGCTCGTGCCGAGCGTTCTGAGCGCCGCGAGCGCGCTGAGCGTGACGAAGACGATTCCTCCGACGGCGCTGATGATGATGCGTCCTCCGATGAATCCGAAGACGAAGAGTAA
- the rpsR gene encoding 30S ribosomal protein S18, producing the protein MARFFRRRKFCRFTAEGVKRIDYKDLDTLKAYISETGKIVPSRITGTKAKYQRQLASAVKRARYIALLPYTDSHEA; encoded by the coding sequence ATGGCACGTTTTTTCCGTCGTCGTAAGTTCTGCCGTTTCACCGCTGAAGGCGTAAAGCGTATCGACTACAAAGATCTCGATACTCTGAAAGCCTACATCTCTGAAACCGGCAAAATCGTACCGAGCCGTATCACTGGCACCAAAGCCAAGTATCAGCGTCAGCTGGCCTCCGCGGTCAAGCGTGCGCGTTACATTGCGCTGCTGCCGTACACGGACAGCCACGAGGCTTAA
- the rplI gene encoding 50S ribosomal protein L9, with amino-acid sequence MEVILLDKVGKLGKVGDRVEVKAGFGRNYLLPTGKAILANAANIAEFEAKRAELEAAAAAKLGSAEERAAKLAELTVTIAANAGDEGKLFGSIGTRDIAEAITAAGVEVSKAEVKLPEGALREVGEFDVDVQLHSDVIATVKVVVVAE; translated from the coding sequence ATGGAAGTTATTCTGCTCGACAAAGTAGGCAAACTGGGCAAAGTGGGCGACCGCGTTGAAGTCAAAGCCGGTTTTGGCCGTAACTACCTGCTGCCTACCGGCAAAGCCATTCTGGCCAACGCAGCGAATATCGCTGAGTTCGAAGCCAAGCGCGCTGAGCTGGAAGCTGCGGCCGCGGCCAAACTGGGCTCCGCGGAAGAGCGCGCTGCCAAGCTGGCTGAACTGACCGTTACCATCGCCGCCAACGCTGGCGACGAAGGCAAACTGTTCGGCTCCATCGGCACGCGCGACATCGCCGAAGCGATCACCGCTGCCGGCGTTGAAGTCAGCAAGGCCGAAGTGAAGCTGCCGGAAGGTGCGCTGCGCGAAGTGGGCGAGTTCGATGTTGACGTACAGCTGCACTCCGACGTGATTGCCACCGTCAAGGTTGTTGTAGTCGCCGAATAA
- the dnaB gene encoding replicative DNA helicase: protein MNEYAPPTEATQDSQASSPLPHSVEAEQSVLGGLMLDASRLDAVAEQLSESDFFVASHRTIFAVMLQLAGGEQPLDIVTLAEGLASRDLLASVGGPAYLAELAENTPSTANIVAYAKIVRERSMLRQLIAAAGEISRTSFNPGGLSSIDLLQMAERRVTEIAEGRAKEGGFVGVDALLKKTVERIDELFKSEGDLTGLSTGLTELDQRTSGWQPGELIILAARPSMGKTALALNFVEAAMLSQEKPTMVFSMEMPSDSLVMRMLSSIGKIDQGRIRNGKLQEEDWPKLSSAVQKMKGKGLYIDDTPGLSPSEVRARVKRTVRDHTNKLMQADPKLSREEAERRAMPAMIMVDYLQLMQVKGSTEGRTQEISEISRSLKGLAKEYECPVIALSQLNRGVEQRPNKRPMNSDLRESGAIEQDADVILFIYRDEYYNEDSPDKGIAELIIGKQRNGEIGTCRAAFVGKYTRFDDLAPEYYQGE from the coding sequence ATGAACGAATACGCCCCGCCCACAGAGGCAACCCAGGATTCCCAGGCCAGTTCCCCGCTACCGCACTCGGTGGAAGCAGAGCAGTCGGTACTCGGCGGCCTGATGCTGGATGCCAGCCGCCTGGATGCGGTGGCGGAGCAGCTGAGTGAGTCGGACTTCTTTGTCGCCAGTCATCGCACTATTTTTGCGGTGATGCTGCAGCTCGCCGGCGGCGAGCAGCCTCTGGATATCGTCACCCTTGCAGAGGGCCTCGCCAGCCGCGACCTGCTGGCGAGCGTGGGCGGCCCGGCCTACCTCGCCGAACTCGCGGAAAACACCCCATCCACGGCCAACATCGTTGCTTACGCCAAGATTGTGCGCGAGCGCTCGATGCTGCGCCAGTTGATCGCCGCCGCGGGTGAGATCAGTCGCACCAGTTTCAATCCCGGTGGCCTGAGTTCTATCGACCTGCTGCAGATGGCAGAGCGCCGGGTCACGGAAATCGCTGAGGGGCGTGCCAAAGAGGGCGGGTTCGTCGGTGTCGATGCGCTGCTGAAAAAGACCGTCGAACGCATCGACGAGCTGTTCAAGTCCGAGGGTGATCTCACCGGCCTCAGTACCGGGCTCACCGAACTGGACCAGCGCACTTCCGGCTGGCAGCCGGGCGAGCTGATCATCCTCGCGGCGCGTCCCTCCATGGGCAAGACCGCGCTGGCGCTGAACTTCGTCGAGGCGGCCATGCTGAGCCAGGAAAAGCCGACGATGGTGTTCAGTATGGAGATGCCGTCGGACAGCCTGGTAATGCGGATGTTGTCTTCCATCGGCAAGATCGATCAGGGCCGTATCCGCAACGGCAAGTTGCAGGAGGAGGACTGGCCGAAGCTGTCGAGCGCGGTGCAGAAGATGAAGGGCAAGGGGCTGTACATCGACGACACACCGGGTCTGTCTCCCAGTGAGGTGCGGGCTCGGGTGAAACGTACGGTGCGGGATCACACCAACAAGCTGATGCAGGCGGACCCGAAGCTGTCGCGTGAGGAGGCGGAGCGCCGGGCGATGCCGGCGATGATTATGGTGGATTACCTGCAGTTGATGCAGGTGAAGGGCAGTACCGAGGGCCGTACCCAGGAGATTTCCGAGATTTCGCGCTCGTTGAAGGGGCTGGCGAAGGAGTACGAGTGCCCGGTGATCGCGCTGTCGCAGCTGAACCGGGGGGTGGAGCAGCGCCCGAACAAGCGGCCGATGAACTCGGATTTGCGGGAATCGGGGGCGATCGAGCAGGATGCGGATGTGATCCTGTTTATCTACCGGGATGAGTATTACAACGAGGACAGCCCGGACAAGGGCATTGCCGAGTTGATTATCGGCAAGCAGCGTAACGGTGAGATCGGTACCTGTCGTGCGGCGTTTGTGGGCAAGTACACGCGGTTTGATGATCTGGCGCCTGAGTACTATCAGGGCGAGTAA